A window from Camelus dromedarius isolate mCamDro1 chromosome 9, mCamDro1.pat, whole genome shotgun sequence encodes these proteins:
- the LOC105095461 gene encoding very-long-chain 3-oxoacyl-CoA reductase-B, with protein sequence MESEWDALRVLGAVTAVCLLLWVTWGLVYTVYVYLLPQARRGAPWLRAHGAWAVVTGATSGIGRAYAHELARRGLNIVLISRDPSKLEHEAKEIERLYGRSTRVIQADFTGGLEIYEPIEAGLKDLEIGILVNNVAKQYADNLGKLLDFEDTAQKLSDIINCNMMSVVQMTRIVLPQMVTRRKGIIINISSIVDRNPFPFIAMYGATKAFVRSFSASLKAEYSSEGVLVQTVSPFIVETNMTLAMKNRFLVVNAHDFARQALDTLGLTSYTPGCLRHALQGLLLAIFLPSWFCCSREGVKLLSLFANWSREQSLPRRTR encoded by the exons ATGGAGTCAGAGTGGGATGCACTGAGAGTGCTGGGAGCAGTTACCGCCGTGTGTCTGCTGCTGTGGGTGACCTGGGGGTTGGTCTACACAGTCTATGTTTACCTGCTGCCCCAGGCGCGCCGGGGCGCCCCCTGGCTCCGGGCCCATGGAGCCTgggcag TGGTGACAGGAGCTACCAGCGGCATTGGCAGGGCTTATGCACATGAG CTTGCCCGGAGAGGTCTGAACATCGTCCTCATCAGTCGAGACCCGAGCAAGTTGGAACACGAGGCCAAGGAGATag AGCGGCTTTATGGCCGAAGCACCCGAGTCATCCAGGCTGATTTCACCGGGGGCTTGGAGATCTATGAGCCCATTGAGGCAGGACTGAAGGACCTGGAGATTGGAATACTGG TGAACAATGTGGCCAAGCAATATGCAGACAACTTGGGTAAACTGCTCGACTTTGAGGACACCGCCCAA AAACTCTCGGATATTATAAACTGCAATATGATGTCTGTGGTCCAG ATGACTCGAATCGTCTTGCCACAAATGGTTACCAG GCGCAAAGGCATCATCATCAACATATCTTCGATAGTGGACAGGAACCCCTTTCCGTTTATAGCAATGTATGGAGCCACCAAG GCCTTTGTGCGAAGCTTCTCCGCGTCCCTGAAAGCAGAGTACAGCTCCGAGGGGGTCCTCGTGCAG ACCGTGAGCCCCTTTATAGTTGAAACAAATATGACCTTGGCCATGAAAAATCGATTTCTGGTGGTGAATGCCCACGACTTCGCTCGGCAGGCATTGGACACGCTGGGCCTCACCTCCTATACCCCCGGGTGCCTCCGCCACGCCTTGCAG GGTCTCCTGCTGGCTATCTTCCTGCCCAGTTGGTTTTGTTGCAGTCGCGAAGGAGTAAAGCTTTTGTCTCTGTTTGCGAATTGGAGTAGGGAACAGTCACTTCCTAGAAGAACTCGATAA